The proteins below come from a single Cryptococcus gattii WM276 chromosome D, complete sequence genomic window:
- a CDS encoding ferro-O2-oxidoreductase, putative (Similar to TIGR gene model, INSD accession AAW45749.1), whose product MTLILVFLATIPLLTQAVSAVTIEHWWNISYAVANPDGLFERRVIGVNGSWPPPPLLATQGDTILIHAYNGLNDPNIGTALHTHGISFNGSNYYDGAVGITQCSIPMGETLDYVIETNLQAGTFWMHGHYLGQYVDGLRSPLVIEPQNATGRSDDMAWDDDYTLVVSDWYHRQHLDLLTNDFLTWENPTGAEPVPDSAVIYLVKDGKYYPSAESVASGAAVNDNLSIPFEAGKTYKIRVINMSALAMFYVALDQHDISIIEVDGVEVEPYSVDALPLSVAQRYSILVKAKNETDRNYAMTVMQDVGMYDYLPNELVLNNTIQISYSSSNSPADEVIYPGEFQDIDDTLFTPLLRIAMALADIEYILHVNFDTYDDGTNRGSFNNVTFQEPPTASIFTALTMGNASLRPSVYGAQTNAFTYPHMANIQLTVYNWDAGSHPFHFHGHEFQVVQKSFDVTDEEDEGNGEIVEGQDNPMRRDTITIPSTGKVVLRWRADNPGAWFFHCHIDWHLSSGLAAVFIEAPEKFQENTIVPQTIVDHCKYWGLPTSGNVVGLNSTTNFDGQPWGPFPLVIGWTPAAFTSIFLCVTTALIGIATVIWYNQDTLDSRDMEEHIRRKIEAKKRRGGLLRRLRGE is encoded by the exons ATGACCCTTATATTAGTTTTCCTCGCAACAATACCTCTACTCACTCAGGCAGTCTCAGCAGTCACAATTGAGCATTGGTGGAACATCAGCTACGCTGTGGCTAACCCCGATGGA CTCTTTGAAAGAAGAGTAATTGGTGTGAATGGTTCATGGCC TCCTCCACCATTACTGGCAACCCAGGGAGATACCATTCTCATCCACGCATACAATGGTCTCAACGACCCCAATATCGGTACCGCCTTGCATACACACGGGATATCCTTCAACGGTTCGAACTACTATGACGGAGCGGTTGGAATCACACAGTGTTCTATACCGATGGGCGAGACGTTGGATTATGTGATAGAAACTAATCTGCAGGCAGGCACGTTTTGGATGCACGGACATTACTTGGGCCAGTACGTTGATGGGTTGAGGTCAC CCCTGGTGATTGAACCTCAAAACGCCACTGGCCGATCAGACGACATGGCGTGGGACGATGACTACACCTTGGTAGTCTCCGATTGGTACCATCGCCAACATTTGGATTTGTTGACCAACGACTTTTTGACATGGGAGAACCCTACGGGTGCGGAACCGGTACCGGACTCGGCTGTCATCTATCTCGTTAAGGACGGCAAGTATTACCCTTCTGCTGAGAGCGTGGCGAGTGGTGCTGCGGTTAACGACAACTTGAGTATTCCTTTCGAAGCTGGGAAAACGTACAAGATAAGGGTAATCAACATGTCTGCTTTGGCTA TGTTCTACGTTGCGCTTGACCAACACGACATCAGCATTATTGAAGTTGACGGCGTCGAGGTTGAGCCGTATTCTGTCGATGCTTTGCCGCTCTCTGTCGCGCAGAGATACTCCATCTTGGTCAAGGCAAAGAATGAAACAGACAGGAATTACGCCATGACGGTGATGCAAGATGTGGGAATGTACGACTACCTCCCCAATGAACTTGTACTTAACAACACCATCCAAATATCCTACTCTTCTTCTAACTCCCCCGCGGATGAGGTCATTTACCCTGGAGAATTCCAAGATATCGATGATACCCTCTTCACTCCCCTTCTCCGCATCGCCATGGCACTTGCCGATATCGAATACATCCTCCACGTCAACTTCGACACTTACGACGACGGTACTAACCGCGGTAGTTTTAATAATGTCACCTTCCAGGAACCTCCTACAGCTTCCATATTCACAGCCTTGACTATGGGGAACGCATCTTTACGCCCTTCCGTGTACGGTGCCCAGACCAACGCTTTCACCTATCCGCACATGGCCAACATTCAGTTGACAGTGTACAACTGGGACGCTGGCTCGCACCCCTTTCATTTCCACGGACACGAGTTTCAGGTTGTGCAGAAAAGTTTCGATGTGAcggatgaagaggatgaaggaaaTGGAGAGATTGTCGAGGGACAGGACAATCCGATGAGAAGGGATACGATAACCATTCCGTCCACTGGCAAGGTTGTTCTTAGGTGGAGGGCTGATAATCCTGGAGCGTGGTTCTTCCATTGCCAT ATCGACTGGCACCTGTCCTCTGGCTTAGCGGCGGTGTTTATTGAAGCACCAGAGAAGTTCCAAGAGAATACTATCGTCCCGCAAACAATTGTCGATCACTGCAAATACTGGGGTCTACCCACCAGCGGTAATGTAGTCGGTCTGAATTCGACAACCAATTTCGATGGCCAACCATGGGGCCCCTTCCCGCTCGTTATC GGATGGACACCGGCAGCATTTACCTCAATCTTCTTATGCGTCACCACCGCTCTCATCGGTATCGCGACGGTTATCTGGTATAATCAAGATACACTCGATTCAAGAGACATGGAGGAGCATATAAGGAGGAAAATTgaagcgaagaagaggaggggTGGACTGCTCAGGAGATTGAGAGGAGAATAA
- a CDS encoding u3 small nucleolar ribonucleoprotein imp3, putative (Similar to TIGR gene model, INSD accession AAW45750.1), which yields MRQLKHHEKKLLKKVDFLSWKQDASQREVKVMRKYHIQDREDYHKYNKLCGSLRSLIHKLSLLPANDPFRQQKEAEMLDKLYDMGILDIGSKPSDIENKVTVSSIARRRLAVVVARLKMSETVSDAVRTIEQGHIRVGPTPVTDPAMLVTRRMEDFVTWVDTSARKRTIMKYNDEVSFIFEPYSSLCLCCLPGK from the exons ATGAGACAGTTGAAGCATCACGAAAAGAAACTACTCAAAAAAGTCGATTTTCTCAGC TGGAAACAGGATGCTTCTCAGCGAGAAGTCAAAGTTATGCGCAAGTATCACATCCAAGATCGAGAGGACTATCACAA ATACAACAAGTTGTGCGGCTCATTACGATCACTAATACATAAactctctcttctcccgGCGAATGATCCATTCCGACAACAAAAGGAGGCTGAGATGCTCGACAAATTGTATGATATGGGTATCCTCG ACATCGGCTCCAAACCCTCTGACATTGAAAACAAAGTAACTGTCTCCTCCATCGCCCGACGACGCCTCGCTGTTGTCGTTGCGCGTCTCAAAATGTCCGAAACCGTCTCTGACGCCGTACGTACTATCGAGCAAGGTCATATCCGAGTAGGACCTACACCAGTGACTGATCCTGCCATGCTGGTTACGAGGAGAATGGAGGACTTTGTTACTTGGGTTGACACAAGTGCTAGGAAGAGGACTATTATGAAGTATAATGACGAGGTGAGTTTTATTTTTGAACCCTATAGTTCCCTCTGTCTCTGTTGCCTGCCAGGAAAGTAA
- a CDS encoding drug transporter, putative (Similar to TIGR gene model, INSD accession AAW45748.1): MPSALPAEKRPPSTCAPVLDLTACPPPSTICQDQIQKQSAAADPIIPATSSAIPQTSSDFVLQWEYDCNEKVDLTHEGKGLHNDHYASSTKTIGEKTPPEFQNSSLPPGCTWGPELTPELLSALKLNASHYPPTTSSVEASETVPRIIWVSFPPNSPHNPFFFSRGRKLGITAVATCFTLLTSVNVSAYSIGEISMCRDLGISTETAAVGLGIYCFGFAITPMILAPLSEEFGRRWTYVAAVFIFLVFHIMMAAAKNLATMLIARILQGCAGSVGSTLVGGTIADIYIPVQRGLPSAVFALAGISGSGIGPVIYAWVESTPRLEWRWIWWIQSITIGALFPFILLIMCETRESVILRRRAAKLRKEHQSGGTNGKGDRDLFQAPNEIRGRFTAWSEMNRIGFWEAMRTSALRPFTFLVVEPVVAFIALWVSIAWGVLYIQIGGLPYVFRNIYAFSTNQVGLVYLSLVIGALIGFLANFAQDAIYRRRVHLDGVEARLYAPMVAGITFAVGCFLFGFTSLPSIYWLVPCIGIVIAIASCLTIYISAFVYLSECYGSYASSAVAAQSFLRNAFGGAFSMFTVKMYTAITPRWTIFTWGVVALILAWVPFIAFYKGTIIRAHSKYSKILMREERERIEREKEILDGMG, from the exons ATGCCTTCCGCTCTTCCTGCAGAAAAGAGGCCACCATCGACTTGCGCTCCGGTACTCGACCTCACTGCTTGTCCTCCACCGTCCACCATCTGTCAAGACCAGATCCAAAAGCAGTCGGCAGCTGCTGACCCAATAATTCCGGCAACTTCATCGGCCATCCCTCAAACTTCTTCTGATTTCGTCTTGCAATGGGAGTATGATTGCAACGAGAAAGTCGATCTGACGCACGAGGGCAAAGGATTACACAATGATCATTACGCGAGCTCAACAAAAACTATTGGCGAAAAGACACCTCCTGAATTTCAAAATAGCTCTCTCCCACCAGGATGCACCTGGGGACCCGAACTCACTCCTGAGCTCCTCAGTGCCCTTAAACTCAATGCATCGCATTATCCACCCACTACATCCTCAGTCGAAGCTTCCGAAACCGTACCTCGGATTATATGGGTATCGTTCCCCCCAAACTCTCCACATAAccccttctttttctctcGAGGGCGCAAACTCGGTATCACGGCGGTAGCGACATGCTTCACTCTTCTAACCAGCGTCAATGTCTCGGCATACTCCATTGGGGAGATTTCCATGTGTAGAGATTTGGGTATCTCCACCGAGACTGCGGCCGTGGGGCTCGGTATCTACTGTTTC GGTTTTGCTATAACACCAATGATCCTTGCACCTCTCTCTGAAGAATTCGGCAGACGATGGACGTACGTCGCCGCAGTCTTCATATTCCTCGTTTTCCATATCATGATGGCGGCAGCCAAAAATCTCGCGACCATGTTAATCGCTCGAATCCTTCAAGGCTGCGCTGGAAGTGTAGGCTCGACATTGGTGGGGGGCACCATTGCCGATATCTACATCCCTGTTCA GCGAGGTTTGCCATCAGCAGTCTTTGCACTCGCAGGAATTTCAGGGAGTGGTATCGGTCCAGTTATTTATGCATGGGTCGAATCGACCCCACGTTTGGAATGGAGGTGGATATGGTGGATACAGTCAA TAACCATCGGTGCCCTCTTCCCATTCATCCTACTCATTATGTGCGAAACGCGTGAATCTGTCATCCTTCGTCGACGAGCTGCAAAACTACGCAAAGAGCATCAATCTGGAGGCACCAATGGAAAAGGCGATCGTGATCTCTTCCAAGCTCCGAACGAGATAAGAGGCAGGTTTACAGCTTGGAGCGAAATGAATAGGATTGGGTTCTGGGAAGCTATGCGCACAAGCGCCCTCAGACCGTTCA CGTTCCTCGTCGTTGAACCGGTTGTTGCTTTCATCGCTTTGTGGGTGTCTATCGCC TGGGGAGTTTTATACATCCAAATCGGCGGTCTCCCTTACGTCTTCCGCAATATCTACGCTTTCTCCACCAACCAAGTTGGACTCGTCTACCTTTCCCTTGTAATAGGCGCTCTTATCGGCTTCCTTGCTAATTTTGCCCAGGACGCAATATACCGCCGCCGCGTCCATTTAGACGGTGTTGAAGCTCGTCTTTATGCCCCAATGGTCGCCGGAATCACTTTTGCTGTGGGTTGTTTCTTGTTCGGGTTCACAAGTCTTCCGAGCATTTATTGGCTGGTGCCTTGCATCGGGATCGTCATCGCTATTGCCAGCTGTTTGACTATCTACATCAGTGCTTTCGTGTA TCTGTCAGAATGTTACGGCTCATACGCCTCCTCCGCCGTAGCAGCCCAAAGTTTCCTACGAAATGCATTCGGAGGCGCATTCTCAATGTTCACTGTCAAA atgTACACCGCTATAACACCCCGTTGGACAATTTTTACATGGGGAGTTGTTGCCCTCATTCTTGCCTGGGTACCGTTTATTGCCTTCTATAAAGGTACTATCATCCGTGCACACTCCAAGTATTCCAAAATTTTAATGCGcgaggagagagagaggattgagagggagaaagagatTTTGGATGGGATGGGGTAA
- a CDS encoding uncharacterized protein (Similar to TIGR gene model, INSD accession AAW45751.1) produces the protein MSPSQQQASVFNALGSYADRIKDANGNFIKSSPSSSSSATPEPPSLSSSTSGKKVSSAVTPKSSQQKQISSLQQGTFATEDGGLWETVQSTRVRHRSDRFEEKEKEKRGSSSKNWRDRSHRDEKNQDDGEKRSGREKSKKEKGDKSTSAPVAGSATSGEKAAKSLPSSTKNAWGLISSSQSAGSIAANPAHKQKAQNNSTSRSSSAAAPVGPTTSSTDEAVKQPEGSDEDNWRARPAKADKNEKTEGSASTIQAQLQPQRQLAPPPAVNVWDLRKKMSVPALSSPTNATSTAAITPPKSDKEKKITNGVAKEEGSGAAKSLSKKKSSAAAVALGTSSVLPSIHDATLWPDITRAAEAAKAGEDKREKTKERLNGESPSVAEESTFGTTKKPKWTPIPAHELLAAADHAAEQSRRQHRMEAKKRSSAREGGESGPAGSNAPGKGNKTRKGVPAAEGKKARKEIAQQKEGQASSKTGEATDAGAGKVNGDMKETKESDARSTLQQESPSHRPEPSISVSSNAENESSLHARTKSTPNAITAPLPPHAFNSTSNSNLPRSTRGRGEGRGSFGGGRARGGFRSSGALGHKGQLGHVHGQGQGLGYGYGSPPLGVAGLPIEGIVYAPLNPGAGAGATPNLYQRGFGMGFQPLYPAATAATSIGAGGGTGAAVGDAAGVYDPAAAVYGNMGMYKSASMPPPPMPQTVVPNLDPLRFYVLGQVEYYFSMQNLAMDFFLRQQMDSEGWIDIATIASFNRIKSLTPEIAVVRECMALSNYLEVLEDKVRLSGAESHRWVLPDAPLSKFGPNPRSPYSVEGAEASEEKDGAASGSQSGLGTAGEEGAQGLQASPRRMFGAQDVKDALMKSSASSIVNGEIKDPEEVKEVAKQGEETEG, from the exons ATGTCACCGTCTCAACAGCAAGCCTCTGTGTTCAACGCCCTTGGATCCTACGCCGATAGGATCAAGGACGCTAACGGCAACTTCATCAAATCTTCACCTTCCAGCTCGTCCTCGGCGACCCCTGAACCCCCTTCTCTgtcctcttccacttccgGCAAAAAGGTTTCTTCTGCGGTTACTCCCAAGTCTAGTCAACAGAAGCAAATTTCCTCGCTCCAACAAGGAACATTTGCTACTGAGGATGGTGGATTATGGGAAACCGTTCAATCTACTCGAGTTCGCCATCGTTCAGATCGTTttgaggagaaggaaaaggaaaagcGAGGGAGCAGTTCCAAGAACTGGAGAGACCGTTCACATCGTGATGAGAAGAATCAAGATGATGGCGAAAAGAGGAGTGGAAGAGAAAAATccaaaaaggaaaaaggggaCAAGAGTACTAGTGCGCCTGTTGCGGGGTCTGCCACTTCTGGCGAGAAGGCTGCGAAAAGTTTACCAAGCTCGACAAAAAATGCTTGGGGCCTCATTTCTTCGTCTCAAAGTGCAGGCTCAATAGCCGCCAACCCCGCCCACAAGCAAAAAGCTCAAAATAACAGTACCTCCCGATCATCTTCTGCCGCTGCTCCAGTTGGTCCGACTACTTCGAGTACAGATGAAGCAGTCAAGCAGCCTGAAGGTTCCGACGAGGATAATTGGAGAGCCAGGCCTGCAAAGGCGGACAAGAATGAAAAAACGGAAGGGTCTGCTAGCACTATTCAAGCTCAGCTTCAGCCTCAGCGACAACttgctcctcctcctgctgTCAACGTCTGGGACCTCCGAAAAAAGATGTCTGTTCCTGCTTTATCTTCTCCAACCAACGCCACTTCCACAGCTGCCATTACACCCCCAAAGAGCGacaaagaaaaaaaaataacGAATGGCGTGGCCAAAGAGGAAGGTTCAGGTGCAGCGAAAAGTTTGTCAAAGAAAAAGTCTTCGGCTGCTGCTGTAGCTTTGGGTACCTCATCGGTACTTCCATCGATCCATGATGCTACTTTATGGCCAGACATTACGCGAGCTGCAGAGGCTGCTAAGGCTGGAGAGGACAAGAGGGAAAAAACCAAGGAGAGATTGAACGGTGAGAGTCCTAGTGTTGCGGAAGAGAGCACCTTTGGGACCACTA AAAAACCCAAGTGGACGCCTATACCTGCACACGAACTTTTGGCCGCTGCCGACCACGCAGCTGAGCAATCCCGTAGACAGCACCGAATGGAGGCGAAGAAACGATCATCAGCTCGTGAAGGTGGAGAGTCTGGACCTGCAGGGTCAAATGCGCCGGGGAAAGGCAACAAAACTAGGAAGGGTGTGCCCGCCGCCGAAGGAAAGAAGGCTAGGAAGGAAATAGCGCAGCAGAAGGAGGGACAGGCATCAAGTAAGACTGGTGAGGCAACTGATGCAGGTGCAGGGAAGGTGAATGGAGATATGAAGGAAACCAAAGAATCAGACGCTCGCTCAACACTTCAACAGGAATCACCCTCCCACCGTCCTGAGCCCTCCATTTCTGTCTCCAGTAACGCGGAAAATGAGTCGAGCTTACACGCACGGACCAAATCAACACCAAACGCCATCACCGCCCCTCTCCCACCTCATGCCTTCAACTCTACTTCCAATTCGAATCTTCCCAGATCTACAAGAGGTAGAGGAGAAGGTCGAGGATCGTTTGGTGGAGGCCGGGCAAGAGGTGGATTTAGGAGCAGTGGCGCGTTGGGACACAAGGGACAGCTTGGGCATGTACATGGACAAGGGCAAGGGCTTGGTTATGGTTATGGATCACCACCTTTGGGCGTGGCTGGTTTGCCCATAGAGGGTATCGTCTATGCTCCTTTAAATCCTGGTGCTGGTGCAGGCGCCACTCCCAATTTGTATCAACGAGGTTTCGGTATGGGTTTCCAGCCCTTATATCCTGCTGCTACCGCTGCGACTTCGATTGGTGCCGGCGGGGGAACAGGAGCAGCGGTTGGGGATGCGGCAGGAGTGTACGACCCGGCGGCGGCGGTTTATGGAAATATGGGAATGTACAAGAGCGCGTCGATGCCTCCTCCACCTATGCCTCAGACAGTTGTGCCGAATCTTGATCCTTTGAGATTTTACGTCCTCGGTCAA GTGGAGTACTACTTCAGCATGCAGAACCTAGCCATGGACTTCTTTCTTCGTCAACAA ATGGACTCTGAGGGCTGGATCGATATTGCCACGATCGCCTCATTCAACCGTATAAAATCGCTTACCCCCGAAATCGCCGTTGTCCGCGAATGCATGGCTCTTTCCAACTACTTGGAAGTCCTAGAAGACAAGGTCCGTCTGAGTGGCGCCGAATCTCATCGATGGGTATTACCAGATGCGCCCCTCAGCAAATTTGGGCCGAACCCAAGATCGCCTTATTCAGTGGAAGGAGCGGAGGCGTcggaagagaaggatggggCTGCTAGTGGATCACAATCCGGGCTTGGAACAGctggggaagagggggCGCAAGGATTACAAGCATCGCCTCGGAGGATGTTTGGAGCGCAGGATGTAAAGGATGCTTTGATGAAGAGTTCGGCGTCGAGTATCGTTAACGGGGAGATTAAGGATCCGGAGGAAGTGAAGGAGGTGGCGAAGCAGGGCGAGGAGACAGAAGGATGA
- a CDS encoding uncharacterized protein (Similar to TIGR gene model, INSD accession AAW45747.1), with amino-acid sequence MDFLKKMATEQLENALNGGQNSQQQGNNNYSSGNNTQGNFNDNSQQQYGGNQNQSYGQQYGESQNQGYGQQPGGYGQQSGGYGQQSGFYGQQENYGGQNQGYGQTGGSEYNRPHGQGGASSGNSGLPNIDCNTAVSAANEHNSNGNENSSLFNSALSFIGNMNKNDTDIDEEKVQKDHQQAYGQGNTSGMTSSSLGAAAALQALKSFTSGNKQGGGDMQSKIMGMAMSEAAKLFDSSGGNIQGNKQDAVTSAGQVIMKMMLKSQVSGMIGGSNSGGLSGLASMLSYLMKAVKGNGSHKEMEKDMKIMAKIRWS; translated from the exons ATGGACTTCCTCAAGAAGATGGCTACTGAGCAGCTCGAGAACGCTC TGAACGGCGGTCAGAACAGCCAGCAACAAGGTAACAACAATTACTCTTCTGGCAACAACACCCAAGGCAACTTCAACGACAACAGCCAGCAGCAGTACGGTGGGAACCAGAACCAGAGCTACGGCCAGCAGTACGGGGAGAGCCAGAATCAGGGCTACGGCCAGCAGCCTGGTGGATACGGTCAACAGTCTGGCGGTTACGGTCAACAGTCTGGCTTTTACGGCCAGCAAGAAAATTACGGCGGTCAGAATCAAGGTTACGGTCAAACTGGCGGAAGCGAGTACAACCGTCCCCACGGTCAAGGAGGTGCCTCTTCAGGAAACTCTGGTCTTCCCAATA TCGACTGTAACACCGCCGTCAGCGCTGCCAACGAGCACAACTCTAACGGTAACGAGAActcctccctcttcaaCTCTGCCTTGTCTTTCATCGGCAACATGAACAAGAATGATACCGACAttgatgaggaaaaggtTCAGAAGGACCACCAGCAGGCGTATGGCCAGGGTAACACTAGCGGAATGACTTCCAGCTCCCTCGGAGC TGCTGCCGCCTTGCAAGCCCTCAAGTCTTTCACTTCTGGTAACAAGCAAGGCGGCGGTGACATGCAATCAAAG ATTATGGGTATGGCTATGTCTGAAGCTGCCAAGCTTTTTGACTCTTCTGGCGGCAACATCCAAGGTAACAAGCAGGACGCTGTCACCTCTGCTGGTCAGGTCATCATGAAGATGATGCTCAAGAGTCAGGTCTCCGGC ATGATTGGTGGTTCCAACTCTGGCGGTCTTTCCGGTCTTGCAAGTATG TTAAGCTACCTCATGAAAGCAGTGAAAGGGAATGGAAGCCATAAGGAAATGGAAAAGGATATGAAGATTATGGCGAAGATACGTTGGTCATGA
- a CDS encoding Hypothetical Protein (Similar to TIGR gene model, INSD accession AAW45746.1), with protein sequence MSAQSQPMAGVREAALAAAQARLNPPPSYDASSAYASNSAVAGGAAPQATMNNGSTVSGQIHLSSPPGSRASPRPSFTDKEERELKLKFGKLLDRGIVRDNGYKESAEAVETLLKIANNILSSDDPKFRTIKATNGMLQKKVLSVKGGHDYIIALGFRTKTVDFVKIYVFEKTLRSTHELKIGAEVLQDHLTSLKERVNLSSQSLLNYNREEAARRAQALREIEADRESVKIRAERERQVREAKEQAERQRRERGEAEEAEEIVNRDDERRREMANAVVRNDRDYRHNVVEDEDYPPTYGETFFGEGRRLGD encoded by the exons ATGAGCGCTCAATCTCAGCCTATGGCTGGTGTAAGGGAAGCTGCCCTTGCCGCTGCCCAAGCACGACTTAACCCGCCACCTTCCTACGACGCTTCCTCCGCTTACGCCTCAAACTCAGCTGTCGCCGGCGGTGCCGCTCCTCAAGCCACAATGAATAACGGAAGCACTGTCTCGGGACAGATCCATTTATCCTCGCCGCCGGGTTCGAGGGCGAGCCCAAGACCTTCCTTTACAGATaaagaggagagggaaCTGAAGCTGAAATTTGGGAAATTGTTAGATCGTGGGATCGTTAGGGATAATGGCTATAAAGAAAGCGCGGAAGCTGTTGAG ACTTTATTGAAGATTGCTAACAACATTCTTTCGAGCGATGATCCAAAGTTCCGAACCATTAAGGCCACCAATGGTATGTTGCAGAAGAAAGTTTTATCGGTCAAGGGTGGCCATGATTATATCATTGCT CTCGGCTTTCGGACGAAGACAGTTGATTTCGTCAAGATATACGTTTTCGAGAAGACTCTTCGGTCGACACACGAGCTCAAAATCGGTGCAGAAGTACTTCAAGACCAC TTGACAAGTCTCAAAGAAAGAGTGAACCTCTCATCGCAATCGCTCCTCAATTACAACCGAGAAGAAGCTGCCCGCCGAGCTCAAGCACTCCGCGAGATTGAAGCTGATCGTGAATCTGTAAAGATCCGGGCAGAGAGGGAACGACAAGTTCGAGAAGCCAAAGAACAGGCCGAGAGGCagagaagggagagagggGAAGCCGAGGAGGCCGAGGAGATAGTCAACAGGGATGATGAGAGGCGGAGAGAGATGGCAAATGCTGTGGTGAGGAATGATAGAGACTATAGGCACAACGTTGTTGAAGATGAGGACTACCCCCCAACGTATGGGGAAACATTTTTtggggaaggaaggaggtTGGGTGATTAA